The segment CACTAGTCTTATTATTGTCTGAGCACCAATTTCTAACGTTGACACATTTGGTTCCATTGTAGTTTCTCGACTTTTTTATTGTTACAATAATTTCACATCTTGAATTGCTATCCAGGGGGTTTAGGCTTTTACTTTTACTCTGCATTAGTTCTCTCATCCTTGTTATACAAATCAGACTTCCTATCTTCAAAATTACATTATAGCAGTTGCCCACGAAATGACAAATCGTAAATATTCCTTAACACATTTTGCAGTTTACTATTAGTGCTAGAATCTAAATgcattataaacaaataaaacaaggaaaGTTAATATCTGCAATGCAGACACTTTAATATGCAAAGAAATTTTGATTCATTTCTCCTATGGACAACAATATCGAGAACCATTATTGTCCATGTGATGATTGCATAGTAAATTCAGGATCATCGTATGTTCATCCCTAATTGTGAATTGGTCTGGGTGAATGTCGTCATGACATGCATGTGCGAAATATGTTGGATGTTCCATCATCCCGGCGTCGTATAGGGATTGGCACTCCTTGATGTTCAGGAGGCCCGAGGGTAACATCGAGTCCCAAATAATGATATTGGAGTTGAGGAGTGCCACGTGCTAAATGAATGGAGAGAAAGACATACTGGTTGTAAGATCTTCAGTACTGATGcacgtaaatatattatatatatatatatatatatatatatatatatatatatatatattatatatatatatatatatacgcatttatgtatgtatatacagcacAAATTCAGATAATTCAATAGAAGCAGAAAAGACATGGAATTAAACCTGGGAAAAGGCTAAAAGAATAGTAGCAGTACATTGAGTAATAGTGTAACATTTTAACTAACGGTAGATGTGATCACACTGGAGAATTAAAAAGACCTTTATTTGTGTGATCTTTAAAAATTCTAAACAGATCCAGGAGAGCCATGATGTTAgatccaaagaaagatggcaatgATGGATTTGACATGAAAAACAAAAGCTGTCAACAATAGTGAAGAAAAGTAGAAAGGTATTTTCCCATACGATCCtcagcgactttttttttttttttttttttttgtccttaacCATTTCTTGATCTTTGCAGAaacgaaaaagaaggaaaatggtgaaattaaaaaatgtattctGCATGAACACTGAACCCTCAAGCAAGGCAACCTATTAGACTGTGGAACTTTGATGATGTAGAGATCGTGGATATAATGTCATTACCCTGTCATAAGGCCACCACATTCGATGTCTAAAAGGACTAGGTGCATTAAAAAGAGGAATAAATGCTCACATTCACTATCTGTAATATATCTGAGAGGAGTCGTAAATTACTGGCCTCAGCTATCAAGGTTCTTCGGTGAGGGGGAAAACTGAATGAACACATTTCAGTAAATTAATCATATACAAGAGAGAGATCTATAGATAATCTTATTTGCAAAAGGTTGTTAGTACCAACCATTGCTTCATCAGCCCACTCAGCTCCAGTGGATAAATGGCGAGTGTAATATGAAACTCTGTAGAAACGATCATTTGCTGTTTCATTGTTGAGAGATTCGTCATCTGTGTTTGAACCAGACCACCCATTGACCGCATAACGCTTAGCAGTAAATTCTCtggagggaagaaaaattgttCATTATTGAATTTCCAGTGAATCAATTATTCACAGTAAACCTTCGCCATAATGTTGTTCGTTGCAAATAAATAGAACAGACGTTTATTAGGGTCCATACAtaaattgtaattatttattgtttagttACCATAGGCATTTTAATGGGATTGAAAATTCATAAAGTAGCAGAGGTACCTAACTACTACGGatcacaatatttatataatgtattcaCGTTCTTTGCTTATGTCCTAAACATTATTCATAGCTGCTATAGTATATCAGAGACAAAAAAAATGcttcttaaagattttttttttccaaattttatggATCCATTAATGCTGGTTGCCTGAAATCAATGATACTACCACAAATCAAGTTCACTTTCCTACTGATTAACTCATTGCATTGCATAACAAATAAATGCTGCCCTGCATCTAAACTAACAGAAGTATTGTGAAGGAAAGAGATAAACTAGTTACCTTGATCGTGACTGAGCCCAAGCAATGACTGGTGTACGTCGGGAAAGAATTTCCAAGACCTTGCTTGCTTTCATCCATTCATCTACGCAATCAGTGAATGGGTTGAGACTTTCATGATCCGATGCAAATCCCCCAGTAATGGACCATGCCCCAAATCCTGCAAATTTGAGACCAATTGTTTCCCGTTCAAGGGTATTTAGTCATCCGTTTCGCAAGATATACAAGATTCTATTTTTCTAGAGGCAAAGACATCCAGTTTTAGAAAATGCCTCTCTACTAATCAAGTTATAAGTCAGCTCTCCATAAAACAAACAGTTAGCCTTATTTTGACCACGAAGAAACCTATTTTTAATAGCAAAATCTTGAAGGTACATCTCATGAACATCATGAAGACTAGTGAAGAAACATAGGTGTTTAACTCACATTTTTACTAGATCTAGGAAAAACCACTCAAATTACTAGCAAGGTTTGTTATCGTCCCTCAAAATTAATGTAGATTGACATATTCCTAGATAAATTACGCATAACAAAATCAGGCCTTGTGAATATTAATTGTGAATTTTAAGCTTTAAGATTGCTCTAAATTCTTTCCTACCCACCAAAGGCTAAAACTTAGGATCTAGTTCAGCTACGTATTATTAGAATTAAGGCAAATATGACAAACTTTGATATGGTTTGCCATTAACATAAATATGAAACTATGTATGATATGATTTGCCATTAACATAAATATGAAACTATGTAGAGAAACACTGGTGTAAAGAAACCCAGGTTTGAGTTCAGTAATAAATATCTTATGCTAATTCCTCAAATGTATACCATTACAAAGATATCCTACTACTCTGATCTCTGTTCCCAAATAACAGGACATTATTGAAGCTGTACTGATAATTAAGCTAATGTAGAAGCAAACTTTCGCATTAAGGTGAATTTGAGGGggaaatttcagttttattaGAGGCAAAATGACAGAACGGAGTTAAAGCactgaaaaatttataaataatatcaaGAATTCTAGAAAGACCGATGCTATGCTGTAAGAGCTGAAGGCAGCTATGTAATAGACTGTGTAGATTTTCGTTTGTGAATCTATAACTGAACTGTAAGTCTGAATTAAGCGCTCAAAGTTCATTAGAAAAGAAAATTGGTTGAACATTAATTAACCCTACCGTCCGTTTTCCACAGTATTTGTGAATCTTAGTGAGTGCTCGATCAAATCAGAGTAGAAACTATACAACGAAACCCTTTGGTTTCCTTAAGCTACAAATAAGGCCAAGCGAAGAAGAATTGGTCCTTACCTATGACGACAACGTCCGGCACCTGTGATGCTTCGTACGCCCAGTACTCTAGTTCCTCTTGAGGCACCTTTgcgattttataaatattaagccCATGAGTTGCCCAGACTAAGTCAACTCTTGAATCCAGTGCTCCCTTAACACTAACAGACTGCTGAAACTTCGGGTGATGCGTTGAAGCAAATGTTTCCCAAGTGGTTGAAGTGACCTCCTGGTGCAAGAAAAagtgagtttctgtttccagtgttgaaattctaaaaaaaaatagacttggAAAGATTTGTTTCTTGTTGAAGAAAGTAGGAATGTTACATCCAGAACATGGGTGAAAGTTGCAGCAGAATGACTGCAACAGCAAATACATATTTAGTTAAAACAGGagataaaatcaaaatcaattacaTGCTGAAAAGAGAGCTTCCGTTACAAAAACCTGAGAGCCAAACTAAACATCAAACGAACTTAACTGACTTTTCTGAGATCACTAAGATCGTTTTCAAATGTTTAAAAATGCATTTGACTTGTTGTTACGACTTTCTGTGGCACTGATATGTACAGTGAATAGATAATCATTGGAACAGAGTTGGAATAAAGTCTCTATACCATTAGGGTTTCCCTCCAAGAGAGATATTGACACTGTAGGAGTACCGTACTCTCCACAGTGACCTGGGCGttaattgaataaaatgaaagaggaagaggagtggTCTTCGTTTGAAACAGGTTGTGAATATTATTAGTCTTTCAATTCTTATCTGGTTGAACACATATCTGAAATTTCACCGAGCCTTGAGAACTCACAGCTTATTCTAAGAGTAGTATTTGATTACATTGTTCGTATATTTTTCAGCTCAGTTTACCTTTATATGTTTTCATGCCATGCatcattcttgagagagagagagagagagagagagagagaacgaggaagagagagagaagagtagacaggaaggagagagagagagagagagagagaggttaaatacTTTACTTTTGAGGAAGTATTATAGATATGCCAATTGAAATTTGGCGTCATATTGAGAAATCCTTTGAATGTGTCTCGCATTTTTGAGTCTCCAACAAAAGCAATCCACAGAGGTCCGTCTCGGCCATTTCGCCGCAAAGCAGAGCATTTCATGACATCCTTGGCGTCGTACATTCTTATGCCGCAGTCCAGATAGTCCAGCCTCCCTCCGGTAATCTGTTGAATAACATAGAAACACGTACAAAATAGGTTTATGTATTTAGAGACCACTGATTTTAAAGCGCTGCGTAAGATTGGTAGGATATATTTAAAGAACAGGAATGAAACAAATTATTAACACTGAAAGATATTATATACTTAAGAGACTGTGAATCTTTATGTGAATGATTACTGAATCATGTTTGCAAACTTAATGGTAGAGGCGAATTCACTTAGTAAATGTATAAGGCATCAAATAGCAAACTACTAAAATGTACACGTTAACCAactataaagattttattttttatttttggttttacaCTCCAGCATGCTCCGACTTTCAGGATGGACTGAAAGCTTGAAATCTTATGCAGCAACGTTATTTGGTAACCCCAAGCAACAATAACAGCAATATTTCCCAATGCGAAGCCTTCCAGCTGCAGAAGGAGAAGCGTTTTTCCACTTGGAGAATTACCTGAAGTCTCGACTTGGGTAATAAATCCAGGGTTCCATTTGGAAGTGTCCGGAGAAGAGTGGGTAAACTCTCACTGACTTCCTCGTAATAGCTTGTTCCAGGAGCCAGCCCGTTTCCAAAATttcttttgtgcgtgtgtgtgagagtgagtggtgtgttggaaaaaaagaaattccAGTTAAAGTACCATTATCAACTAAGAGAACCATGAACTTTCTCCATATTAAAATACCGTTTTGACCCGAGAGAAACTTTCTTTCATAATAGGATAATTTGGGTATTTCTGGGAattgttttttcataaaatttttcatcCGGTGGTATATGATCTCATACAGGTGCTCCCAAgaaatgtgaaaagaaaaatcgaagACACCGAGTATTCGTCTATTTTGCAAGACTTGATCACAGTAACAGAAAGGAGAAAAGGTACAATAGTGTTACACTACATTTACTTGATCACAGTAACAGAAAGGAGAAAAGGTACAATACTGTTACATTACATTTACTTGATCACAGTAACAGAAAGGAGAAAAGGTACAATACTGTTACATTACATTTACTTGATCACAGTAACAGAAAGGAGAAAAGGTACAATACTGTTACATTACATTTACTTGATCACAGTaaacaggaaaggaaaggaaaaggtttACAATACTGTTAAATTACATTAATTGATTCACAGTTACAGAAAGGAGAAAAGGTACATTTACTTGACACAGTAGCAGAAAGGATAACAAAGGAGAAAATACTGTTACATTACATTTAACTTGATCACAGTAACAGAAAGGAGGAAAGGGTACAATACTGTTACAATTACAATTTTACTTGATCACAGTACGAAAGGAGAAAAAGGTACAATACTGTTACATTACATTTATTGAATCACGTTAAACAGAAAGGAGAAAGGTACAATACTGTTTCCATTACATTTACTTTGATCACAGTAACAGAGGCGAAAAGTACAATACTGTTACATTACATTTACTTGATCACAGTAAACAAAAGGAGAAAAGGTACAATACTGTTTTTACAATACGTTACATTACATTTACTTGATCACAGTAACAGAAAGGAGAAAAGGTACATTACTGTTACATTACATTTACTTGATCACAgtaacagaggagaaaaggtacAATACTGTTACACTCTTTTCTGTTACTGTTACTTGATCACAGTAACAGAAAGGAGAAAAGGTACAGCACAGTTACATTACATTCGCCttataaaaaatctaaagaaCCAAAAGTTAAAATTGCGTTTAACCCGATAAGACACCACAGTAATTATCCACAAATTACTCTTAATAATAGCGGGGTGTTTGCTGTAATACCTACTCTTGTTTATGCAACAATGTTGTGCCTTGTCTCCTTTCTGTTATTGTGATCATGTTGGAATAGACGAAAGCTCAGTGTCTTCGAATTTTCATTTCGCCCTTCCTGCGAGAGCTTGTTTCACGGATTTACTATTATCTTTTAGATCTTTTCATGAGATTATAGTGGGTATCATTAATCGTTTAGAagtaataaatacatatttttattatatttttttaaatatggcatgttaatattttatatatatttatatatatttaaaatatctatatttttttgtatatataaatatgaatatatgtatgtatatgttgtatatgtatacacatgtatatgttgtatatatatacatgtataaatgaaTAGTCTTCGTTCATCTCTTTCAGATatatgcatttttcattttatgtagtATATGGTCATTGTATTTTTCAGTGTACTTAATACGAAATCTTTTGCTGCTGAGTGAAAATGGAGAGCCATACCGTTTAGGATATTTCTGAACCCCGATGTTGAACATAGACCAACACTTGCCAGGAATACCCTGGGTAAGAAAAGGGACAAAACAAAGATTAGAAGATTAATGTATTGTAGCGgcaatcttttgttttattctaaattATGCAAACGCTTTACATTTTTAGTTTTGTCCGAAAAGTAAGGTTATTTTAGAACTGGTCATACGTTTGATTTCATGAGCTGTAAATGATGAATAATTCtgttttgataaataataaatttagctaacgtttcctcttttttttaatctaaaaatatgaaaacattctTATAGTGATATTTGTGTAGTTAGTTCCTTATCTAGTCAAGTGTCATGCAGGATCTTTCGTTCTACCATTTCTCATCGACAAACTAAACACCTTTATCGCTATTTCTTTGGTCCATGATTTCACATTGAAAGTAAACAAAGGAGGGAAACTCACCGTGAAGGGCGTTTTATCTCCGTTGGCCTTCCTTACCTTATCAGGAGCTGCAGGACGTCGATGCCTCTCAGACGAGGATATATAGAGGAGGCAAAGGAAGCCACTTGTCGTCAGTGCAAGACAAAATGTAAACAGAAATCTCATCAATTTACCCTGCAtaacaccttcttcttcttcttcttcttccttttcctgttaTTTGATCTTTTGTGCTGTTAAAAAGGCAGTTGTTAAGTGAGTTAGATTGAGTGATAGAGTTTATTATACCTTATATCGAGATTTGTAATATTGGTTGTGTACGTCGCCCTTAtgcttatttattacttatttcctTAAATGGTTGGGATGAATTGGTTGAGCTGGTGCAAATGTATCGAGATGTAATGTATtagctttgtattttattatcaGAGGTAGTCTGGAAATGGTTTATATCGATAGAAGTGTTACTATAATTAAATAAGATTGTGATTGGGAGGCCATATACTGCCCTGTAGACGGGGCTGTTGCATCGATAATCAACCATAATGGAAAAATGAGTGATTTGTATCTGTTAAAGGTTCTTGAAGTAATTTTCTTAGATTCATTAGTTTTTACTTATGTTACCTTTAAGTTAACAACAAGATTTAGATACTTTTGTATAGAAACTGACATTTTTTGGTCGTAATACAATTTGTAAGTGTTTTAAGGATATGATGATTCCGTGTAGAAGATTATTCTTGGAAAATGACTCTTTAGGTAATATTACCACGACTTTACATCCATTACAACTAAAACGGCTTGATGCATTCACTTCTCATTTTTAAGATCATCCAATGAAACTGAATGATTTCCAATTGTGGACGAGAAgagtaaagtataaaaataaggtttattttaaagaataactGCTATAAACGAAGATACGGagaaatatttaaagaataatagAGGGACATACTGTACTGTAATGAATCTTTTCACAGGGAAAAGTAGACGAAAATCTGAGAGGTCGTTGGCGGAGCcttgtcagtcagtcagtgttcgAAGGATGATGCTTCGTAGGAATGTTTCTCGGTTTTCATCTGCTGCGAAAAACGACAAATTTTCCACTTTGCGTAAGCTATTCAGGCGGAAAGAGTGCGATTGATCTATGAAGTAATAATTTCTATGCattgaaatgattttttattgaaatttagaAGATCAATTAATGCTCTAAGAAAGTCAAGAATCACTGACAAAACGCGTGAgcgaatacacacacagacacgaatatacgtatatatatacatataaacttctttatacataaagatatctcagttctaggGGACTATAGCAGAGTGCGCGCGCGcacatcacacacatatgtatgtatgtgtatgtatatatatatatatatatatatatatatatatatatatatactatatatatatatatatatatatatatatatatatatatatatatatacatatatatatatatatatatatttatatatatatatatatatatatatatatatatatacatacgtacacttaagCATAAACTGCAAATACTATTGCACTTTGTAATTACTACAACACACATTCAAGAGCGATGACGTTACAGAAAACAACTCGTCTACAATGACTCGGTCATGTTCAGCACCACAAATTGAATGATTActgaaaactttttccttttcagAATTTTTCCGGCATAAGGTTCTCACTTGGATGGAATGTTTCTAAGAGAAGATATCAGATGCATCACTTCCAGCCACAGTCACTGTTACCTCAGACATACACAAAGAACGCATCGCAGGTTCCGTTCTTCTGTTCCCGTTACTTTTGTAACTAAACGCTTATTGCTGCACTAGTCATTATACGTTGATGGAGACGGTGATCTTTAAAATTGTAACTTGCTGAACTAGTTTTTTAGATAGCAATGTAAAGGATTTCCTTCGACTCA is part of the Macrobrachium nipponense isolate FS-2020 chromosome 15, ASM1510439v2, whole genome shotgun sequence genome and harbors:
- the LOC135226749 gene encoding uncharacterized protein LOC135226749, whose amino-acid sequence is MQGKLMRFLFTFCLALTTSGFLCLLYISSSERHRRPAAPDKGIPGKCWSMFNIGVQKYPKRNFGNGLAPGTSYYEEVSESLPTLLRTLPNGTLDLLPKSRLQITGGRLDYLDCGIRMYDAKDVMKCSALRRNGRDGPLWIAFVGDSKMRDTFKGFLNMTPNFNWHIYNTSSKEVTSTTWETFASTHHPKFQQSVSVKGALDSRVDLVWATHGLNIYKIAKVPQEELEYWAYEASQVPDVVVIGFGAWSITGGFASDHESLNPFTDCVDEWMKASKVLEILSRRTPVIAWAQSRSREFTAKRYAVNGWSGSNTDDESLNNETANDRFYRVSYYTRHLSTGAEWADEAMHVALLNSNIIIWDSMLPSGLLNIKECQSLYDAGMMEHPTYFAHACHDDIHPDQFTIRDEHTMILNLLCNHHMDNNGSRYCCP